The Christiangramia flava JLT2011 region CAAGCTCGCGGTAAGAACTGCGGAAATGCACGTGGCTCTAGGTAGTGATATGCAGGACACCGCCTTCACCCCTACCAAATATAATGGAGATTATGCCGTATGGTTGAAAAACAGGCTCATCTACATGTTCCAGAACCGGCTGAACACCATTGAAAACAATATGCACAAGCTGGACGGCGAGGCACTGGAACTGGCCAAAGAATTCTTGGATCGAAAAAAAGAAATTCGGGAACATTTTCTCAATTTTAACTGGACACGCATGAAAAGCGAGCGCATCAGGATCCACGGGGACTATCACCTGGGGCAGGTCCTTGTTGCCAACGACGATTTTTTCCTGCTGGATTTCGAAGGCGAACCAGAATCAACGATACAGGATCGCAAGGTCAAGCAACCGCCGCTGAAGGATGTGGCTGGCATGTTCCGCTCCTTTCACTATGCCATTTACTCCAGTATTTTTAATAGCGATGAAGAATTCAAGGTATCGCAGGATGAACTTTTTGAAGCCGGCGAAGTATTATACCGCTACATGATCGGGGTTTTTATGGAAACTTATGTAGATAAGGTACAGCGGGAGAATCTAAATATCGGTTATAAGCAGGAAATCGAATTTTTACTCGATTACTGCCTGCTTGAAAAAGCCGTTTATGAATTGGGATATGAACTGAATTCCAGGCCGAGATGGACTATCATCCCGCTGCGTGGTATTGCCAGTATCCTGAAAAACAAAATAACTTAACACAATTATGAAAAAGGAAGTACAGGTACATTCGCTGTTTTCAGAATTCGATATATATCTTTTCAAGTCGGGTAAACATTTCAGGCTCTACGAAAAATTTGGTGCACATCCCATGGAACTTCAGGGCGAGGAAGGAGTTTATTTTGCAGTGTGGGCTCCTTCGGCTAAAAATGTTTCCGTGATCGGTGATTTTAATTACTGGCTTGAAGGCGAGCACCCCTTAAATGTTCGCTGGGATGAAAGCGGCATCTGGGAAGGTTTTATTCCCGGGGTAAAGCTTGGCGATAAATACAAATACAAGATCCAGTCCAGCGTTAACGATGCTAAACTGGAAAAAGCCGATCCATATGCCCTGAAATGCGAACGGCCACCAAATACGGCTTCCATCGTCTGGGACCTCAACTATAAATGGAAAGACAAAAAATACCTGGAGTCACGGAAAGAAACAAACAGCCTGGATAAGCCATTTTCGATCTACGAAGTCCATCTGGGTTCGTGGAAAAGAAAAGTGGAAGAAAACAGGGCCTTAAGTTACCTGGAGCTGGCCCAGGAACTGGTGTCATACGTCAAAGAATGTGGTTTCACTCACGTGGAATTTATGCCTATTATGGAGTATCCGTATGATCCCTCGTGGGGTTATCAGCTCACCGGTTATTTCGCACCCACTTCCCGTTTTGGGGATCCACAGGATTTTATGGCGCTGATCGACGCTTTTCACAAAGCCGGAATTGGTGTGATCCTCGACTGGGTGCCTTCACATTTTCCAGAAGACAAGCATGGTCTTGGAATGTTTGACGGGTCGCATCTTTATGAGCATCCCGATCCACGGAAAGGCTATCATCCAGACTGGAAAAGTCTTATTTTCAATTACGGAAGAAATGAAGTGCGTTCCTTTCTCATCAGCAACGCGGTCTTCTGGCTGGATAAATATCATGCTGATGGTCTCCGGGTAGACGCGGTGGCCTCCATGCTTTACCTGGACTATTCCAGGGAAGACGGCCAGTGGGAGCCGAATGAACACGGCGGAAGAGAAAACCTGGATGCCATACAATTCGTCCGGGAACTCAATACGGAAGTTTACCGAAGTTTTGAAGGGGTACAGACCATTGCAGAAGAATCTACCTCTTTCCCCATGGTTTCCAAACCTGTTGATATCGGCGGTCTCGGTTTCGGAATGAAATGGATGATGGGCTGGATGCACGACACACTGGAATATTTCAAAAAAGACCCGATCTACCGGCAATACCACCAGAACGATATCAGTTTCAGTATGACCTATGCGTTTACTGAAAATTTCACCCTTCCTTTAAGCCATGATGAAGTAGTATATGGCAAGAAATCGATCTTAGGCAGGATGCCTGGCGATGAATGGCAGCGTTTTGCCAACCTGAGGTTACTATATTCATATATGTTTACCCATCCGGGTACCAATTTGTTGTTCATGGGAAGTGAATTTGGGCAGCATGAAGAATGGAAATTCAGCGGAAGCCTGGATTGGCATTTGTTGGAATATGATCTTCACAAAGGAGTGAAGGAGACCATTACGCAGCTGAACAGCCTGTACAAAAAACAACCTGCACTGCACGAAAAACAGTTCGAAGCCCGCGGTTTTGAATGGATTTCGTATGATGATGCCCAGAACTCCGTATTAGCTTATATGAGAAAAGGTGAAAACGAGAAGAAAGACCTGCTCGTAGTTTGCAATTTTACGCCGGGGATTTTAGAAAATTACCAGATCGGCGTACCTCGCAAAGGAAAACTCAAGGAAATTTTTAATTCTGACGCGAAAGAATTAGGCGGCTCTGGGGTTAAAAATGAACAGGTTAAAACTGCACCGGAAAGTTGGCACGGGCGCGAACACTCAGTAAAAATCACTATTCCGCCACTGGCAGCGGTTGTTTTTCAAATTTTATAAACAATCACATCATTATTTGCCATAAATAGCTTTTTTTTAAAGCACCAAAAAAGATTGTAAGACTATGATTACCAATACAGAACTGGAATATAAAGGGAATCTCTACCCCTCGGGATTGATTTCTTACGAGCATGACCAGGACACCATCAATTTTATCTCGAAAAATGGTGTTCGCCTTCAGGTGACGGTTTTGCGGGATAATATGTTGCGTTTTCGCTATGCGACCAATGGGATTTTTGAAAATGATTTTTCCTACGCGATAGACGAAGACAACCTGCACGGTTTTAGCCATCTGGATGTTTCCGAAGATGAAACGCATATCATCATAACTACTGAAAAAATCATCTGCAAGGTTGCCAAAGACGACCTGAGAGTAGGCACGTATGAGCTTAACGGTAAACCGATCCTGGAAGATGAACAGGGATTTCACTGGGAAGAAACCTTCGAATTCGGCGGAAACTTTGTGAAAATGAGCAAAATGTCACGCGATCAGGAAAATTATTTTGGGCTTGGAGATAAACCCACCAATTTTAACCTGAAAGGCAAAAGGCTCAGCCTATGGAATACCGATCAGTATGCCTTTGCAAAAGATACTGCAGAATTATACAAAGCTGTGCCATTTTACATGGGCCTTCATGGTAATTCTGCCTACGGAATTTTCTTCGACAATACCTTTAAAACTCATTTTGATTTTTGCCACGAACGCCGCAACGTGACCAGTTTCTGGGCAGATGGAGGCGAGATGAACTATTATTTCATCTATGGCCCTCAAATGAGCGATGTACTCACTTCGTATACTGATCTTACTGGGAAACCGGAACTTCCGCCTATGTGGGCATTGGGATTCCACCAGTGTAAGTGGAGTTACTACCCGGAAAGCAAGGTAAAGGAGATCGCCTCCAAATTCCGGGAACTGAATTTTCCCTGTGACGCGATCTACCTGGACATAGATTATATGGATGGGTTTCGCTGTTTCACCTGGAACAAGGAATATTTCCCGGACCCCAAAAGAATGGTGAAGGAACTGGAAAGCGATGGTTTTAAAACCGTTGCCATCATTGACCCTGGAATCAAAATAGACCTGAATTATTCGGTTTTTAAGGAAGCGCTTGAAAACGATTATTTCTGCCGCCGTGCAGACGGACCTTATATGAGAGGAAAAGTGTGGCCCGGAGAGTGCTATTTTCCAGATTTTACCCGCCCTGAAGTGCGCGAATGGTGGAGTAGTTTGTACCGTGAAATTATAGGCGAGATCGGTGTTAAAGGTATCTGGAACGATATGAACGAACCCGCAGTGATGGAAGTTCCCGGGAAGACTTTCCCGCTGGACGTTCGCCATGATTTTGATGGGCATCCCTGCAGCCACCGCAAGGCTCATAACGTTTACGGAATGCAAATGGCACGGGCTACCTATGAAGGAGTTAAAAAATTCAATTTTCCGAAACGACCTTTCATCATCACGAGGGCTAATTATTCCGGAGGGCAGCGCTACACCTCTACCTGGACCGGCGACAATGTGGCCACCTGGGAACACCTTTGGTTGGCAAACGTACAGATCCAGCGCCTGTGTATGAGCGGGATGAGTTTCGCCGGATCAGATATTGGCGGTTTTGCCGAACAACCTTCCGGAGAACTTTTCACCCGCTGGCTGCAATTGGGTATTTTCCACCCTTTCTGCCGCGTACATTCCTCTGGCGATCATGGGGAACAGGAACCCTGGTTCTTTGGGGAAGATGTACTGGAAATTACCAGGAAATATGTAGAGTTGCGATACCAGTTACTGCCGTACCTCTACACCGCTTTCCAGAAGTATGTGGAAGAAGGCACGCCAATTCTGAAACCACTGGTTTATTACGATCAGGAAGATGTCCAGACGCATTACCGTGCTGATGAATTCATCTTCGGAAACCAGATTTTAGTGTGTCCTGTCCAGGAACCTAACGTTCAGGGTCGCAGGATGTATATTCCACGGGGAAAATGGTACAACTTCTGGAATGACAAACTGGTCACCGGAGGCAAGGAAATGTGGGTAGATGCACCTTTGGATATCATTCCTATTTATATCAAGGAAGGAGCGATCATACCAAAATACCCGGTTCAGCAATATGTTGATGAGGTAAAAATGGAAGAAATGTCACTGGACATTTACTACAAAATTGGTAAGGAAAATTCTGAATTTTATGAAGATTCTCATGATGGTTACGAGTACCGCCAGGGCATTTACAGCCACCGTACTTTCAAATTTACAGGGAAAGAAGGCGAGATGATCATTCAGCAGCATAAACAGGGGAAATTCTCTGCTCCCTATACCACCTTCAAATTAAAATTCCACGGAATGCCTTTCGAGATCAAACGGGTATTCTTTGAAAATGAAGAAGTGAACGTGGAAGATCTGCACTATGACAAAGAAAACCAGACAATGATCGTGCATAAAGATTTTTCTGAACTCCATATCGTGGGAAATTCGAACGGGAATACGGCTGAATAAAACCTGATTTTGATCAATAAAAAACCGCCGACTGGCTCGTCCAGTTCGGCGGTTTTCAGTATCGGGACAAACTGATCAACGCGACTTATCAACCGAACCGGTCGGTGAATAGCCATAAAACTTTTTGAAGGAACTGTAGAACAATTTAGGACTCGAAAACCCTGATTTATAAGCTACTTCCATACTATTGTATTCATTTTGATCCATCAGCTCACGAGCATAGTTCAACCTGGTGAACTCCATGAAATCCTGTGGAGAAAGGTTCACAAGGTTTTTCAGTTTCATGAACAGGGCGTTACTGCTGATGCCAACCGCCGCACTGAGATCATGCACTGTAAAATTCTCATTCTTGATGTTCTCCAAAATGATCTCCCCCAGGTTCTGAATGAATTTTTCATCGTTCGCGCTTCTGAACTCGGGTGTTTTATCTTCCACGTAAGCTTTGACGTAATTGCTTCGAAGCTGTTGCTGCCACGCCAGTTTCTCACTGATCTTGGTGAGCAGCAGGTTCACATCTATCGGCTTCCTGATGACTTCTGAAAAACCGTCCAGCTGTTCTTCGCTCAATTGTACCTCGCCATCGGCAATCATGAAAATATTGATATGATTCAGACCAATATTGCGTTTCAGCATTTTTGCGAGCTGAAAGGCATTCATATCTGGCAGCACACTTGCGGAAATAATGATATCCGGGAAGATCATCCCTGCCTTTTCCATCCCTTCCTCCGCGGTTGCGGCCTGGTAGACCTGGCAATATTTTCCAATATTCCGAAGCAATAATTCCCTGATTTTAGCATCGTTTTCGATCACCAGGATCTTGCTGTCGCTATAATTGGCAATAGCCTTCGGAAATTTGGTCTTCGGGTTCTTTTTCTGCTTTTCTGCCAGGAAAACCTGCGCAGCCCTGGATGGAACCTTGCGGTAATCCTGTTTTCGGTTCTTCAGGATCACCGTAAACGTGGAGCCTTCATTTTTCTCCGTATCGTAACTGAAGCTTCCGCCGCTGTTCTGGGCCAGTTCACGTGCCTGGATCAGGGAAGCCAGGCCATTAGCATCACGGTATTTCCTACCCTTCGGCATACTGGTCATACGATCCAGCGTTCGCTGGTGGGATTCGGGTACACCACGGCCATTATCAGTGATCTGTAATTTGAGATCGCCCACGCTGGTTTCGATCAAATTCACGATGATCTTCCCATGTTCATGGCAATATTGTGCGCTGGCAGACACCAGACCGAAAATGATCTTATCCAGTACCTCAAGGTTATAGAAAAATGCTTCTTCACCCCATTGATCATTGATACTGAATTCCAGTTTTTTATCTTCGAACAAAGGTTTCATATCCTTCAGCATGACGCTGAGGTGTTTGTGCATATCTATTTTTGAAATTTCATAAACAGATTCTTCGTAATTGAAATTCAAAATCTGCCTGAAAAGATCGTCAAACCGGGCTGCATACCGCTGAAGATCTTCCGGAGAATTTTCAGCTGCTTCGGAAATTTTGCTGAGTGAATGCACAGCGCTTTCCACTGGTTTGCCGAATTCCTGCTTCAGTTTTTCCCGAAGTTCCGCTTTCGCCTGGCGATCAGCACTTCTAGAACGCTTCACAAAGACAATCACGAAAATGGCGATCATTGCCAGCACGCTGATTCCCATGAAGAGATACACGGTACTGATGGTTCCGCCGGTATCGGCCACGCGAATATCCAGCAATTTTGGGTTACTCCAGCCTCCTTCGCTAATCCTGGATCGAACCATAAAAGTGTAATCTCCAGGTGGCAAACTGGCATAACTCACGGAGTTCAATTTCGTTGGTTTGGTCCAGTCATCATCAAAATTAGCCAGTTTCCAGCTATATTCAATCCCTTCCGGATCCAGATTGGAACGCCCCCTGAACTTCAGCTGGAAGGCTGCCTCTTCCTGAATTTCGACCTCACCTAAACCGGCAAGATCAATTTTCCCGGCTTCTTCCCTGGTTTTGGAAGGCAGAATCATTTTTTCCAGCGTCAGCTCTGGTTTAAATTCCTGCTGCGCGAGCAGTTCTTTCGGTTTAAAAATATTGAGCCCTTTAGTGCTGCCGAACATGAGGTCTTCTTTTCGCAGCTTCGTAATGCCTGTGGTAATTTCATTAGTTGATAGCCCGTTTAATTCTGAAAACAACCTCAGATCTTTAGTGTTCTGGTTATAATAAGCGAGTCCGTTATCTGTCGTAATCCAGATCGCACCTTCATGCTCCCAGTCCACGCCCAAAATATTGTTCGAGGGCAGGCCGTCACTGGTCGAAAGTTGCTGCGTGCGCTCCTTGTCGAAATCATATAGAATGAGACCGGCACCTTCCGTCGCAAAAAGTCCAATTCCCTGGTTGGTAATCTGGAGATCATTCATCCCATAATAGACCATATTTGCCTTCGCAGTGAGCTTGGTGAGGTCTGTGATCCTTCCGGTGTACGGATTGAGCGAGTGGACTCGGGATTTCGTGGCAACGATGAGTTGCTTCGGCCCCAGTTCTGAGATGGCTTCCACGTTCTTGATCGGGTAACTTTTGAAGGTATTATCTGGTTTGATCTGGGTGAGGTACCCGTCTTTGCCTCCTATCCATATATTTTTATGACCATCTATAAAAACGGCATTGGCCGCCTGGATAGGCGTTTTGTACAGTGCGTCCACGGAATAATGGGCCCGAAGCAATGTGTGAATATTGACCTTATATACGCCGTCATCTGCCGTGGCAATCCACATATGATCATCCACGCTGGCCATATCAGTGATCTTATCAGGATCTTTGATATTCCTGGTATAATTCAGGTTTTCTATATGCCGCCAACGATCGGTTTCCGGGTTCCAAATACTTAGCCCTTTTGCAGTACCAACCCAGAGATTCCCTTCACTGTCTTTTTCTGAAGCGGTTACAAAATCATCTCCCAGGCTGGAATATTTCGCAGGATCATGAGTGACGTTGGCCACGACATTTCCTGAAAAATTCTGCAAATACAAACCTTTATTAGAAACCATCCAAAGCAGATTCTGGTTGTCCAGGCAGGTGGCATAAACATTATTAGGGTAACCGGCCGATTCTTTTTTAAGCAATTCGAGTTTATTGTTCAGCACCACCACCCCGGCTCCGCGAGTGGAAACAATGATTTCCTGGTTAAACAATTGCAGAGAAGTGATCTCCGAACTGGACACCTCGTAAGGCAGGTATGCTCGCTGAAATTTTTTGAAATCGGGATCGGTTTTATATAAACCGCTATCTTTTGTGCCGAAGATGATCGCATCGGGCAAGGAAAGAATGCTGGTGATCTGGAGATTCTGGTAATATCCCATATCGATCTTATTGAATTTCCCCGATTTCCGGTCGATAGTCAGGACTCCGTTGGGGCCTGCAAAAACAATCTGATTCCCATGAAGTACGATCCCAGCGGCCATGGTATTTTCAGAAAGAAAACGAGAAAGTCCAAAATCATCTTTTTCTGAGTTGGTATTCAACTTATAAACACCATTTTCCGCAGCGATCCACAGCTGGTTGCCGGCATCCTCCCGGAGCGCATAAATTTTTCCGGTCACTCCACTCACAAAACGGAAAATGCTTTGCCCGTTTTCGAGCACCGCAATTCCGGCAGAGCCTGCCAGCCATACGTTTCCCTGAGAGTCAGTATACGTTTCCAGATATTCCCCGCCTACTTCCTTGGGGATTCCCATAAATTTGTTGAAAACCTCGGTGTCTCCGGAATTGTATTTAAGAATTTTAACCGCTGTGGTGATCCAGAGATTTCGCCTGGAATCCTGCTGAATATGCACTTCATCAGCCTTGATAAAAGGCTCGATCGCATTAACTTTTTGAACTGACCTTGTATTCTGCCCGGTTAGCGTACCGGCAATTCCGGAAATAAAAACCAGAACCAACAGAAATCTCCATCTAAAATGCCCCAAATCTTAAATATTGAATGATGATTTCCTGTAAATTAAAAAAACATCGAGGCAAACGATCCCGACTCTAAAAGTTTTAAAACGAATTTATTAAGATGATATTAACAGAGAAAAACGAACGAATCGCGGCAAACCATCAGTAAAATCAGTCGGTTTCAAAAACATCAGTTTTTTCGTACAAGTAGTAAATTATGAAAACGCCTGATTTTCAGCCCCTGAAAAATTCCGAAGCAGCCATTCAGCGGTCTCACATATGTAATTTATTGAGCTCGATCACGGCATTTCCCCTGATGCTCACATGCACCCAAAGATGTGTGGGCCCTGCTTCGATCTGGGATAGGTGTAAATCATTGAGCCTCCCGGAAAGCTCAATGCCTTCCTTAGCTTCAATCTTGTCTTCCAGCTTCTCGTTCACTTCCATTAGCTTTTCCTCGATCTGCGGCATAAAATCAAAATTCATCTTTTGCTTGATCTTGTCATGCATCCAGTTGTTCAGCAGCGTTTCCAAAAGGGTGTCGCCGAGCCAGTTGTTGGTTTTGCCCTCCACTTCAAATTCACTGATGAAGATTTGCTGCAATTCTTCCTGGAGTTCCATTTTCAGATGAAAAACCGCTGCTCCCTGCTTATTTTTGAAAAGCGTGGTAAGCGTTTGGAAAGTCACGATCAGCGCCAGGTCAAATTCTGGCTTATCACTGTGGTGCAAACCTGCATCGAGAATCTGCGCATAATTACGCGCCGAACCATCATCTTTTTCTTTTTTGATCATTTCACCCACCAGTTTTTCGCGAAGGTGTTCTTCCAGTACTTCGTAAGGAATTTTGACAGGCAAGGTGAGTGCTAGTTCTGGGTGTTCCATTGGTTGAATCTTTCAAAAGATAATATAGAAATTTCTGCGGCCTGTCAATGGTAAAATTCTCTTAAGAATTGGCTCCGATCTCAGAAAAAACAATCCTTCAGCAGTTTCGAAACACAACTGGAACATTTTGCCATAATCTTTTGTTAATCATTTGAGTAAAGCTGCCTTTCTTTTTAATTTGAAGGATTGTTCAACCAAAAATCAATAAATCATGAGTGTTATAAAAGTAATAGAAGTCATTGCGACTTCCGAAAACAGTTTTGAAGAAGCCGTT contains the following coding sequences:
- the glgB gene encoding 1,4-alpha-glucan branching protein GlgB, translating into MKKEVQVHSLFSEFDIYLFKSGKHFRLYEKFGAHPMELQGEEGVYFAVWAPSAKNVSVIGDFNYWLEGEHPLNVRWDESGIWEGFIPGVKLGDKYKYKIQSSVNDAKLEKADPYALKCERPPNTASIVWDLNYKWKDKKYLESRKETNSLDKPFSIYEVHLGSWKRKVEENRALSYLELAQELVSYVKECGFTHVEFMPIMEYPYDPSWGYQLTGYFAPTSRFGDPQDFMALIDAFHKAGIGVILDWVPSHFPEDKHGLGMFDGSHLYEHPDPRKGYHPDWKSLIFNYGRNEVRSFLISNAVFWLDKYHADGLRVDAVASMLYLDYSREDGQWEPNEHGGRENLDAIQFVRELNTEVYRSFEGVQTIAEESTSFPMVSKPVDIGGLGFGMKWMMGWMHDTLEYFKKDPIYRQYHQNDISFSMTYAFTENFTLPLSHDEVVYGKKSILGRMPGDEWQRFANLRLLYSYMFTHPGTNLLFMGSEFGQHEEWKFSGSLDWHLLEYDLHKGVKETITQLNSLYKKQPALHEKQFEARGFEWISYDDAQNSVLAYMRKGENEKKDLLVVCNFTPGILENYQIGVPRKGKLKEIFNSDAKELGGSGVKNEQVKTAPESWHGREHSVKITIPPLAAVVFQIL
- a CDS encoding glycoside hydrolase family 31 protein, with the protein product MITNTELEYKGNLYPSGLISYEHDQDTINFISKNGVRLQVTVLRDNMLRFRYATNGIFENDFSYAIDEDNLHGFSHLDVSEDETHIIITTEKIICKVAKDDLRVGTYELNGKPILEDEQGFHWEETFEFGGNFVKMSKMSRDQENYFGLGDKPTNFNLKGKRLSLWNTDQYAFAKDTAELYKAVPFYMGLHGNSAYGIFFDNTFKTHFDFCHERRNVTSFWADGGEMNYYFIYGPQMSDVLTSYTDLTGKPELPPMWALGFHQCKWSYYPESKVKEIASKFRELNFPCDAIYLDIDYMDGFRCFTWNKEYFPDPKRMVKELESDGFKTVAIIDPGIKIDLNYSVFKEALENDYFCRRADGPYMRGKVWPGECYFPDFTRPEVREWWSSLYREIIGEIGVKGIWNDMNEPAVMEVPGKTFPLDVRHDFDGHPCSHRKAHNVYGMQMARATYEGVKKFNFPKRPFIITRANYSGGQRYTSTWTGDNVATWEHLWLANVQIQRLCMSGMSFAGSDIGGFAEQPSGELFTRWLQLGIFHPFCRVHSSGDHGEQEPWFFGEDVLEITRKYVELRYQLLPYLYTAFQKYVEEGTPILKPLVYYDQEDVQTHYRADEFIFGNQILVCPVQEPNVQGRRMYIPRGKWYNFWNDKLVTGGKEMWVDAPLDIIPIYIKEGAIIPKYPVQQYVDEVKMEEMSLDIYYKIGKENSEFYEDSHDGYEYRQGIYSHRTFKFTGKEGEMIIQQHKQGKFSAPYTTFKLKFHGMPFEIKRVFFENEEVNVEDLHYDKENQTMIVHKDFSELHIVGNSNGNTAE
- a CDS encoding hybrid sensor histidine kinase/response regulator transcription factor, which produces MGHFRWRFLLVLVFISGIAGTLTGQNTRSVQKVNAIEPFIKADEVHIQQDSRRNLWITTAVKILKYNSGDTEVFNKFMGIPKEVGGEYLETYTDSQGNVWLAGSAGIAVLENGQSIFRFVSGVTGKIYALREDAGNQLWIAAENGVYKLNTNSEKDDFGLSRFLSENTMAAGIVLHGNQIVFAGPNGVLTIDRKSGKFNKIDMGYYQNLQITSILSLPDAIIFGTKDSGLYKTDPDFKKFQRAYLPYEVSSSEITSLQLFNQEIIVSTRGAGVVVLNNKLELLKKESAGYPNNVYATCLDNQNLLWMVSNKGLYLQNFSGNVVANVTHDPAKYSSLGDDFVTASEKDSEGNLWVGTAKGLSIWNPETDRWRHIENLNYTRNIKDPDKITDMASVDDHMWIATADDGVYKVNIHTLLRAHYSVDALYKTPIQAANAVFIDGHKNIWIGGKDGYLTQIKPDNTFKSYPIKNVEAISELGPKQLIVATKSRVHSLNPYTGRITDLTKLTAKANMVYYGMNDLQITNQGIGLFATEGAGLILYDFDKERTQQLSTSDGLPSNNILGVDWEHEGAIWITTDNGLAYYNQNTKDLRLFSELNGLSTNEITTGITKLRKEDLMFGSTKGLNIFKPKELLAQQEFKPELTLEKMILPSKTREEAGKIDLAGLGEVEIQEEAAFQLKFRGRSNLDPEGIEYSWKLANFDDDWTKPTKLNSVSYASLPPGDYTFMVRSRISEGGWSNPKLLDIRVADTGGTISTVYLFMGISVLAMIAIFVIVFVKRSRSADRQAKAELREKLKQEFGKPVESAVHSLSKISEAAENSPEDLQRYAARFDDLFRQILNFNYEESVYEISKIDMHKHLSVMLKDMKPLFEDKKLEFSINDQWGEEAFFYNLEVLDKIIFGLVSASAQYCHEHGKIIVNLIETSVGDLKLQITDNGRGVPESHQRTLDRMTSMPKGRKYRDANGLASLIQARELAQNSGGSFSYDTEKNEGSTFTVILKNRKQDYRKVPSRAAQVFLAEKQKKNPKTKFPKAIANYSDSKILVIENDAKIRELLLRNIGKYCQVYQAATAEEGMEKAGMIFPDIIISASVLPDMNAFQLAKMLKRNIGLNHINIFMIADGEVQLSEEQLDGFSEVIRKPIDVNLLLTKISEKLAWQQQLRSNYVKAYVEDKTPEFRSANDEKFIQNLGEIILENIKNENFTVHDLSAAVGISSNALFMKLKNLVNLSPQDFMEFTRLNYARELMDQNEYNSMEVAYKSGFSSPKLFYSSFKKFYGYSPTGSVDKSR
- a CDS encoding DUF4403 family protein gives rise to the protein MEHPELALTLPVKIPYEVLEEHLREKLVGEMIKKEKDDGSARNYAQILDAGLHHSDKPEFDLALIVTFQTLTTLFKNKQGAAVFHLKMELQEELQQIFISEFEVEGKTNNWLGDTLLETLLNNWMHDKIKQKMNFDFMPQIEEKLMEVNEKLEDKIEAKEGIELSGRLNDLHLSQIEAGPTHLWVHVSIRGNAVIELNKLHM